In the Nothobranchius furzeri strain GRZ-AD chromosome 15, NfurGRZ-RIMD1, whole genome shotgun sequence genome, one interval contains:
- the tbc1d22b gene encoding TBC1 domain family member 22B — protein sequence MATDNRINFWRRNAKVPGSVQPVYGAQHPPLDPCLRRTFPKDSKPKYNNIGSKKACSFHEFASSTDDAWDIDDEEDEELRRTPPSGPVSIQASLLHQAGDPERRPTHPRTEAQSLPPPQEDAAEHVNGRVGKSSSDADLSTSSVRSSLQKQQSLPVRPIIPLVARISDQNASGAPPMTVREKTRLDKFKQLLASPNTDLEELRKHSWSGIPREVRPITWRLLSGYLPANRERRELVLQRKREEYFGFIEQYYHSRTDENYKDTYRQIHIDIPRTNPLIPLFQQPAVQEVFERILFIWAIRHPASGYVQGINDLVTPFFVAFLSEFVTEDVENFEVAALPQETQRNIEADSFWCMSKLLDGIQDNYTFAQPGIQNKVKALEELVSRIDADIHSHFKKYEVEYLQFAFRWMNNLLMRELPLRCTIRLWDTYQAETDGFSHFHLYVCAAFLMEWRKEILSMLDFQSLLMLLQNLPTIHWGNEEVGLLLAEAYRLKYMFADAPSHYKR from the exons ATGGCCACCGACAACAGGATCAATTTCTGGAGGAGAAACGCGAAGGTTCCCGGAAG CGTGCAGCCTGTTTACGGAGCGCAGCACCCCCCCCTGGACCCTTGTTTACGGCGGAC GTTTCCTAAAGACTCAAAGCCAAAGTACAACAACATCGGGTCTAAGAAAGCCTGCAGCTTTCACGAGTTTGCCAGCAGCACTGACGATGCCTGGGACatcgatgatgaggaggatgaggagctCCGCAGGACCCCCCCATCAGGCCCAGTCTCCATCCAGGCCTCG CTGCTGCATCAGGCAGGAGACCCAGAACGTAGACCCACCCACCCCAGAACAGAGGCTCAGAGCCTCCCGCCGCCGCAGGAGGACGCCGCTGAGCACGTCAACGGCAGGGTCGGGAAGTCTAGCAGCGACGCGGACCTCAGCACGTCCTCAG TTCGCTCCTCGCTGCAGAAGCAGCAGTCTCTCCCGGTTCGTCCCATCATCCCTCTGGTGGCTCGGATCTCGGACCAGAACGCTTCGGGGGCTCCGCCCATGACCGTCCGGGAGAAAACCCGGCTGGACAAATTCAAGCAGCTGCTGGCCAGCCCCAACACCGACCTGG AGGAGCTCCGGAAGCACAGCTGGTCTGGAATACCAAGGGAAGTTCGTCCGATAACATGGAGGCTTCTCTCT GGATACCTGCCAGCTAACCGGGAGCGCAGGGAGCTGGTGCTGCAAAGGAAGAGGGAGGAATATTTTGGGTTCATCGAGCAGTATTACCACTCCAGAACAGACGAGAACTACAAAGACACCTACAGACAG ATCCACATCGACATTCCCAGGACCAACCCTCTCATCCCGTTGTTCCAGCAGCCAGCAGTCCAAGAG GTGTTTGAGCGGATCCTCTTCATCTGGGCCATCCGCCACCCGGCCAGCGGTTACGTCCAGGGCATCAACGACCTGGTCACGCCCTTTTTTGTCGCCTTTTTGTCTGAATTTGTCA CGGAAGACGTGGAGAACTTTGAGGTGGCGGCGCTTCCTCAGGAGACCCAGAGGAACATCGAAGCCGACAGCTTCTGGTGCATGAGCAAACTGCTGGATGGCATTCAG GACAACTACACGTTTGCTCAGCCGGGCATCCAGAACAAAGTGAAGGCTCTGGAGGAACTGGTCAGCAGGATTGATG CCGACATTCACAGTCATTTTAAGAAGTATGAAGTGGAGTACCTGCAGTTCGCCTTCCGCTGGATGAACAACCTCCTGATGAGGGAGCTTCCTCTTCGTTGCACCATTCGTCTGTGGGACACCTACCAG GCTGAAACGGATGGTTTCTCCCACTTCCACCTGTACGTGTGCGCTGCCTTCCTCATGGAGTGGCGTAAGGAGATCCTGTCCATGCTGGACTTTCAG AGCCTCCTCATGCTCCTGCAGAACCTCCCTACCATCCACTGGGGGAACGAGGAGGTGGGGCTCCTCCTGGCTGAAGCCTATAGACTCAAGTACATGTTTGCAGACGCCCCGAGTCACTACAAGAGGTAG
- the si:ch211-148l7.4 gene encoding zinc finger protein 883 isoform X1 has product MTVYPANVLGRLADVLDKRGFGKMDGVSWSTSRSQESFSRTTPTAETLSRLASFIARSETRPHTQKQRQQPSHLPLYVCQECGKGFPYAADVLKHQELKHALPKPHRCPACGQTFSLKSSLQLHKCNQDSTQTGCCCGLSRFGSPCPACMTRTSNPVRLQDNSLHHPPLLLDSSPYACALCGRSFSQKQALLHHQQAGCSRPSSPPNTADACSLPESPPVSEGDSARSDASDTPGPSCRDTGVCQVCSRTFPTESALQRHKRLSHTGEKSGEGCGGGEVGGANGMLKSQKKLLSCRSCDMVFRCTSTLNMHRKEKHSREKKLREPRPVILKRRKAGKYPCQVCNKVFFHHLSLRAHVRRHTASPFSSVNNGSQHEGCLSKEAEPSENKPNKVTVTGSDVEEEEEQEKEFPCPSCAEVFSLQQLLKEHMELHQSSVRRRQCSVCTTEMDSCTSSGSKRQRLYHCVPCQQGFSALGSFLQHCQEHLRARVEEDQISASFTQQDRKA; this is encoded by the exons ATGACTGTTTACCCTGCAAACGTGTTGGGTCGTCTAGCGGATGTTCTG GACAAGAGAGGCTTTGGAAAAATGGATGGTGTCAGCTGGAGCACGTCAAGGTCCCAGGAGTCCTTCAGCCGCACCACGCCGACAGCAGAGACTCTGTCCAGACTCGCTAGCTTCATTGCACGAAGTGAAACCAGACCGCACACCCAAAAGCAGCGGCAGCAACCCTCCCACCTCCCCCTGTATGTCTGTCAAGAATGCGGTAAGGGCTTCCCGTATGCAGCAGATGTGCTGAAGCACCAAGAGCTTAAGCACGCCCTCCCCAAGCCTCACCGGTGTCCGGCCTGTGGGCAGACGTTCTCCCTGAAGTCGTCCCTGCAGCTACACAAGTGTAACCAAGACTCTACACAAACTGGGTGTTGCTGTGGGTTGTCACGGTTCGGGTCTCCGTGTCCTGCGTGCATGACTCGGACCTCCAATCCAGTCCGGCTGCAGGATAATTCGCTTCACCATCCGCCActgcttctggacagcagtccctACGCCTGTGCCCTATGTGGGAGGAGCTTCAGTCAGAAGCAGGCGCTGCTGCACCATCAGCAGGCTGGCTGCAGCAGGCCGTCGTCTCCTCCAAATACAGCCGATGCCTGCAGCCTCCCAGAGTCTCCCCCGGTTTCTGAGGGAGACTCTGCTCGCTCTGATGCCTCTGACACTCCAGGACCCAGCTGCAGAGACACGGGTGTATGCCAGGTCTGCTCAAGAACTTTCCCAACAGAGTCTGCTCTGCAGCGGCACAAACGGCTCAGCCACACGGGTGAGAAGTCCGGGGAAGGCTGTGGTGGTGGGGAGGTGGGAGGAGCAAATGGAATGCTAAAATCCCAAAAGAAGCTTCTGAGCTGCCGCTCGTGCGACATGGTTTTCAGGTGCACTTCTACACTAAACATGCACAGAAAAGAGAAGCACAGCAGAGAGAAGAAGCTGAGAGAGCCACGGCCCGTCATCCTTAAGCGTCGGAAAGCCGGAAAGTATCCGTGTCAGGTGTGCAACAAAGTCTTCTTCCATCATTTGTCACTCCGGGCCCACGTCAGACGGCACACAGCTTCCCCGTTCAGCTCCGTGAATAACGGAAGCCAGCATGAAGGATGTCTCTCCAAAGAGGCGGAGCCATCGGAAAACAAGCCCAACAAAGTTACTGTCACTGGATCTGatgtggaggaagaggaggagcaggaaaAGGAGTTCCCCTGCCCCTCCTGTGCAGAGGTCTTCTCTCTGCAGCAGCTGCTGAAGGAGCACATGGAGCTCCACCAGTCCTCCGTGAGGAGGAGGCAGTGCAGCGTGTGCACCACTGAGATGGACTCGTGCACATCGTCAGGCTCCAAGAGGCAGAGGCTGTACCACTGTGTGCCCTGTCAGCAGGGCTTCTCAGCGCTGGGCTCCTTCCTCCAGCACTGTCAGGAGCACCTGAGGGCGCGGGTGGAGGAGGACCAGATCTCAGCAAGCTTCACCCAGCAGGACAGAAAAGCTTGA
- the si:ch211-148l7.4 gene encoding zinc finger protein 883 isoform X2 produces the protein MFSVLIRPDKRGFGKMDGVSWSTSRSQESFSRTTPTAETLSRLASFIARSETRPHTQKQRQQPSHLPLYVCQECGKGFPYAADVLKHQELKHALPKPHRCPACGQTFSLKSSLQLHKCNQDSTQTGCCCGLSRFGSPCPACMTRTSNPVRLQDNSLHHPPLLLDSSPYACALCGRSFSQKQALLHHQQAGCSRPSSPPNTADACSLPESPPVSEGDSARSDASDTPGPSCRDTGVCQVCSRTFPTESALQRHKRLSHTGEKSGEGCGGGEVGGANGMLKSQKKLLSCRSCDMVFRCTSTLNMHRKEKHSREKKLREPRPVILKRRKAGKYPCQVCNKVFFHHLSLRAHVRRHTASPFSSVNNGSQHEGCLSKEAEPSENKPNKVTVTGSDVEEEEEQEKEFPCPSCAEVFSLQQLLKEHMELHQSSVRRRQCSVCTTEMDSCTSSGSKRQRLYHCVPCQQGFSALGSFLQHCQEHLRARVEEDQISASFTQQDRKA, from the exons ATGTTCAGTGTTCTCATTCGTCCG GACAAGAGAGGCTTTGGAAAAATGGATGGTGTCAGCTGGAGCACGTCAAGGTCCCAGGAGTCCTTCAGCCGCACCACGCCGACAGCAGAGACTCTGTCCAGACTCGCTAGCTTCATTGCACGAAGTGAAACCAGACCGCACACCCAAAAGCAGCGGCAGCAACCCTCCCACCTCCCCCTGTATGTCTGTCAAGAATGCGGTAAGGGCTTCCCGTATGCAGCAGATGTGCTGAAGCACCAAGAGCTTAAGCACGCCCTCCCCAAGCCTCACCGGTGTCCGGCCTGTGGGCAGACGTTCTCCCTGAAGTCGTCCCTGCAGCTACACAAGTGTAACCAAGACTCTACACAAACTGGGTGTTGCTGTGGGTTGTCACGGTTCGGGTCTCCGTGTCCTGCGTGCATGACTCGGACCTCCAATCCAGTCCGGCTGCAGGATAATTCGCTTCACCATCCGCCActgcttctggacagcagtccctACGCCTGTGCCCTATGTGGGAGGAGCTTCAGTCAGAAGCAGGCGCTGCTGCACCATCAGCAGGCTGGCTGCAGCAGGCCGTCGTCTCCTCCAAATACAGCCGATGCCTGCAGCCTCCCAGAGTCTCCCCCGGTTTCTGAGGGAGACTCTGCTCGCTCTGATGCCTCTGACACTCCAGGACCCAGCTGCAGAGACACGGGTGTATGCCAGGTCTGCTCAAGAACTTTCCCAACAGAGTCTGCTCTGCAGCGGCACAAACGGCTCAGCCACACGGGTGAGAAGTCCGGGGAAGGCTGTGGTGGTGGGGAGGTGGGAGGAGCAAATGGAATGCTAAAATCCCAAAAGAAGCTTCTGAGCTGCCGCTCGTGCGACATGGTTTTCAGGTGCACTTCTACACTAAACATGCACAGAAAAGAGAAGCACAGCAGAGAGAAGAAGCTGAGAGAGCCACGGCCCGTCATCCTTAAGCGTCGGAAAGCCGGAAAGTATCCGTGTCAGGTGTGCAACAAAGTCTTCTTCCATCATTTGTCACTCCGGGCCCACGTCAGACGGCACACAGCTTCCCCGTTCAGCTCCGTGAATAACGGAAGCCAGCATGAAGGATGTCTCTCCAAAGAGGCGGAGCCATCGGAAAACAAGCCCAACAAAGTTACTGTCACTGGATCTGatgtggaggaagaggaggagcaggaaaAGGAGTTCCCCTGCCCCTCCTGTGCAGAGGTCTTCTCTCTGCAGCAGCTGCTGAAGGAGCACATGGAGCTCCACCAGTCCTCCGTGAGGAGGAGGCAGTGCAGCGTGTGCACCACTGAGATGGACTCGTGCACATCGTCAGGCTCCAAGAGGCAGAGGCTGTACCACTGTGTGCCCTGTCAGCAGGGCTTCTCAGCGCTGGGCTCCTTCCTCCAGCACTGTCAGGAGCACCTGAGGGCGCGGGTGGAGGAGGACCAGATCTCAGCAAGCTTCACCCAGCAGGACAGAAAAGCTTGA
- the si:ch211-148l7.4 gene encoding zinc finger protein 883 isoform X3: MDGVSWSTSRSQESFSRTTPTAETLSRLASFIARSETRPHTQKQRQQPSHLPLYVCQECGKGFPYAADVLKHQELKHALPKPHRCPACGQTFSLKSSLQLHKCNQDSTQTGCCCGLSRFGSPCPACMTRTSNPVRLQDNSLHHPPLLLDSSPYACALCGRSFSQKQALLHHQQAGCSRPSSPPNTADACSLPESPPVSEGDSARSDASDTPGPSCRDTGVCQVCSRTFPTESALQRHKRLSHTGEKSGEGCGGGEVGGANGMLKSQKKLLSCRSCDMVFRCTSTLNMHRKEKHSREKKLREPRPVILKRRKAGKYPCQVCNKVFFHHLSLRAHVRRHTASPFSSVNNGSQHEGCLSKEAEPSENKPNKVTVTGSDVEEEEEQEKEFPCPSCAEVFSLQQLLKEHMELHQSSVRRRQCSVCTTEMDSCTSSGSKRQRLYHCVPCQQGFSALGSFLQHCQEHLRARVEEDQISASFTQQDRKA, encoded by the coding sequence ATGGATGGTGTCAGCTGGAGCACGTCAAGGTCCCAGGAGTCCTTCAGCCGCACCACGCCGACAGCAGAGACTCTGTCCAGACTCGCTAGCTTCATTGCACGAAGTGAAACCAGACCGCACACCCAAAAGCAGCGGCAGCAACCCTCCCACCTCCCCCTGTATGTCTGTCAAGAATGCGGTAAGGGCTTCCCGTATGCAGCAGATGTGCTGAAGCACCAAGAGCTTAAGCACGCCCTCCCCAAGCCTCACCGGTGTCCGGCCTGTGGGCAGACGTTCTCCCTGAAGTCGTCCCTGCAGCTACACAAGTGTAACCAAGACTCTACACAAACTGGGTGTTGCTGTGGGTTGTCACGGTTCGGGTCTCCGTGTCCTGCGTGCATGACTCGGACCTCCAATCCAGTCCGGCTGCAGGATAATTCGCTTCACCATCCGCCActgcttctggacagcagtccctACGCCTGTGCCCTATGTGGGAGGAGCTTCAGTCAGAAGCAGGCGCTGCTGCACCATCAGCAGGCTGGCTGCAGCAGGCCGTCGTCTCCTCCAAATACAGCCGATGCCTGCAGCCTCCCAGAGTCTCCCCCGGTTTCTGAGGGAGACTCTGCTCGCTCTGATGCCTCTGACACTCCAGGACCCAGCTGCAGAGACACGGGTGTATGCCAGGTCTGCTCAAGAACTTTCCCAACAGAGTCTGCTCTGCAGCGGCACAAACGGCTCAGCCACACGGGTGAGAAGTCCGGGGAAGGCTGTGGTGGTGGGGAGGTGGGAGGAGCAAATGGAATGCTAAAATCCCAAAAGAAGCTTCTGAGCTGCCGCTCGTGCGACATGGTTTTCAGGTGCACTTCTACACTAAACATGCACAGAAAAGAGAAGCACAGCAGAGAGAAGAAGCTGAGAGAGCCACGGCCCGTCATCCTTAAGCGTCGGAAAGCCGGAAAGTATCCGTGTCAGGTGTGCAACAAAGTCTTCTTCCATCATTTGTCACTCCGGGCCCACGTCAGACGGCACACAGCTTCCCCGTTCAGCTCCGTGAATAACGGAAGCCAGCATGAAGGATGTCTCTCCAAAGAGGCGGAGCCATCGGAAAACAAGCCCAACAAAGTTACTGTCACTGGATCTGatgtggaggaagaggaggagcaggaaaAGGAGTTCCCCTGCCCCTCCTGTGCAGAGGTCTTCTCTCTGCAGCAGCTGCTGAAGGAGCACATGGAGCTCCACCAGTCCTCCGTGAGGAGGAGGCAGTGCAGCGTGTGCACCACTGAGATGGACTCGTGCACATCGTCAGGCTCCAAGAGGCAGAGGCTGTACCACTGTGTGCCCTGTCAGCAGGGCTTCTCAGCGCTGGGCTCCTTCCTCCAGCACTGTCAGGAGCACCTGAGGGCGCGGGTGGAGGAGGACCAGATCTCAGCAAGCTTCACCCAGCAGGACAGAAAAGCTTGA
- the snrpg gene encoding small nuclear ribonucleoprotein G — MSKAHPPELKKFMDKKLSLKLNGGRHVQGILRGFDPFMNLVMDDCLEMAPGGQQNTIGMVVIRGNSIIMLEALERV; from the exons ATGAGCAAAGCACACCCGCCAGAGCTGAAGAA ATTCATGGATAAAAAGCTTTCAT TGAAGCTGAATGGAGGCAGACACGTGCAGGGCATCTTGCGAGGGTTTGACCCCTTCATGAACCTGGTAATGGACGACTGTCTGGAGATGGCCCCAGGAGGACAACAAAACACCATCGGCATGGTG GTGATCAGAGGAAACAGCATCATCATGTTGGAGGCCTTGGAGAGAGTATGA
- the plpbp gene encoding pyridoxal phosphate homeostasis protein — translation MWKVAMSEEVGKAIQSVLERVNQAAARRPKTLPAVPPRLVAVSKTKPPEMIVEAYRQGQRNFGENYVNELVDKASDPLILESCPEIKWHFIGHLQKNNVNKLLGVPNLFLVETIDSAKLAERVNSSWQRVRGAGSQRLKVMVQINTSGEQSKHGLLPEDTVNTVKHIMSQCSALHFSGLMTIGHYGYDLTLGPNPDFQMLLSRRQEVCDSLKLPLEEVELSMGMSTDFEHAIEVGATNVRVGSIIFGNRDYPNSAANTPNPSPVPSPAPSPAPSPEKTSKTVSVEAAKKMKHLTVSEH, via the exons ATGTGGAAAGTAGCAATGTCGGAGGAGGTTGGGAAGGCGATCCAGTCTGTGCTGGAGCGGGTGAACCAGGCGGCGGCACGGCGGCCCAAG ACGCTCCCAGCGGTGCCGCCCCGACTCGTTGCTGTCAGCAAGACCAAACCCCCAGAGATGATCGTAGAGGCATACAGGCAAGGGCAGCGCAACTTTGGGGAGAATTAC GTCAACGAACTCGTGGACAAAGCTTCAGATCCTCTG ATTTTAGAATCGTGTCCAGAGATCAAGTGGCATTTCATCGGCCATCTGCAGAAGAATAATGTCAACAAACTCCTGG GCGTCCCCAACCTGTTCCTCGTGGAGACGATCGACTCGGCCAAGCTAGCGGAGAGGGTCAACAGCTCATGGCAGCGTGTGCGAGGCGCTGGAAGCCAGAGGTTAAAGGTCATGGTGCAGATCAACACCAGCGGAGAGCAGA GTAAACACGGCCTGCTGCCGGAGGACACGGTGAACACGgtgaagcacatcatgtctcagtGCTCCGCCCTGCACTTCTCAGGGCTTATGACCATCGGTCACTATGGTTACGACCTCACGCTGGGTCCCAACCCCGACTTCCAG ATGCTGCTGAGTCGGAGGCAGGAGGTGTGCGACAGCCTGAAGCTGCCTCTGGAGGAGGTGGAGCTCAGCATGGGCATGTCCACCGACTTCGAACACGCG ATCGAAGTCGGCGCCACCAATGTGCGAGTCGGTAGCATCATCTTTGGCAACAGGGATTATCCCAACAGTGCAGCAAACACTCCAAATCCCAGTCCGGTTCCCAGTCCAGCTCCCAGTCCGGCTCCCAGTCCAGAGAAGACCTCCAAGACGGTTTCAGTAGAAGCTGCCAAGAAGATGAAGCACCTCACCGTCTCTGAACACTGA